A genomic stretch from Aedes albopictus strain Foshan chromosome 2, AalbF5, whole genome shotgun sequence includes:
- the LOC109400594 gene encoding ankyrin repeat domain-containing protein 12 — protein IYLLTSQFLLTIADNASNRVQQQLKKPSDGAGGKKSSNQDSDADETSSGGIGGSNASSAVNKDEDDIYEFKSTPKDSSSSSSDEKESNSDKNEKSSGDKGGASGDADANQNASGAPSGAGSGANSSSLSKRPFSEVNDNADDSAGASNDDDNKRKKRKDSDTTNKEVTKSATGGNRGSAPRPDKSGKSSGPPSKNLGLSGKSALDRKSPCASPKPASNASSSTSTNKASSSNAANDSDAEGDDAGSKGNDSNFNTGGGPKVPPLKIVIPQQSSGGDTETGGSSRNGKNASARSHPALPYVVASSNSNDSSADKESTSSRSASPSDSKSSDEKTTSKSSDERAQSRVLRSHRGGNASEGGSGRSKDNQGDRSVDRSNNSSPQMQQSSAAPSPASTSGDATGTGGNGGNGGTSKDKDRSTASPAGSNQKDNEPETGSSSGTNPKSPPTSSSSATTAASNASSSNNTTNNAGTSSTQSNQSNSAPSTSTPSETAVHPRKRKIKTSKDQSMTAAASSSAPSTSSSASTSNEEKKEIKEELPDIHPHDQPITNCYKMFLNIRRQIERRQQNLFPVKPKPPQGFKDYLLNRRTYALAGKTPAEANIQFPANLPPQMKDMFTTQETERHKLKMKHIVDKEKLVLSVEQEILRVHGRAARALANQSVPFSVCTILKDAEVYNIITPEQEEKDRNARSRYNGRLFLGWLQDVDDKWEKIKEETLLRHHNQAESLHAVQKMDWEWKMKENSLCEFKAKPVIEESHVPIVNVSDDFDLLPA, from the exons ATATACCTTTTAACATCTCAATTTCTTCTTACCATTGCAGATAATGCTTCCAATCGTGTGCAGCAGCAGCTGAAGAAGCCATCGGATGGCGCCGGAGGCAAAAAGAGCTCCAACCAGGACAGCGATGCCGACGAAACCAGTAGTGGCGGTATCGGCGGATCGAATGCTTCCTCGGCCGTCAACAAAGACGAGGATGATATCTACGAGTTCAAGTCGACTCCCAAGGATTCCAGCTCGAGCTCAAGCGATGAAAAGGAAAGCAACAGCGACAAAAATGAAAAATCTTCTGGCGATAAGGGTGGTGCCAGTGGGGATGCTGATGCCAACCAGAATGCAAGTGGTGCCCCGAGTGGAGCCGGTTCCGGTGCGAACAGTTCCAGTCTGTCGAAGCGACCGTTTTCGGAAGTGAATGACAATGCTGATGACAGTGCCGGTGCGTCGAATGACGATGACAACAAACGGAAGAAGCGAAAGGACTCGGACACCACTAACAAAGAAGTTACAAAGAGCGCTACCGGTGGCAATCGGGGCTCCGCCCCCAGACCGGACAAAAGTGGCAAATCATCTGGGCCGCCGTCGAAGAATCTCGGTCTCAGCGGTAAAAGCGCTCTAGACCGAAAGAGTCCATGTGCGAGTCCCAAGCCGGCTTCGAACGCATCGTCATCGACTTCAACGAACAAGGCATCTAGCAGCAATGCAGCAAACGATAGCGACGCCGAAGGTGATGATGCTGGAAGTAAGGGCAATGATTCCAACTTCAACACCGGAGGTGGGCCAAAGGTACCACCTCTGAAGATCGTCATACCACAGCAAAGCTCGGGCGGTGACACGGAGACCGGCGGTAGCTCCCGGAACGGTAAAAACGCCTCGGCGAGAAGTCATCCCGCGTTGCCGTATGTGGTGGCGTCCTCGAACAG CAATGACTCCAGCGCTGACAAAGAGAGTACCTCTTCGCGATCGGCAAGTCCATCGGATTCCAAAAGCTCAGACGAGAAAACAACATCAAAATCCAGTGACGAAAGAGCCCAGTCTCGGGTCCTGCGTAGTCACCGTGGCGGCAATGCATCGGAAGGAGGTTCAGGCCGCAGCAAGGACAATCAGGGAGACCGCTCGGTCGATCGTTCAAACAATTCTTCGCCACAGATGCAACAGAGTAGTGCAGCACCCTCGCCTGCGTCCACAAGCGGTGATGCTACTGGAACCGGAGGCAACGGAGGAAATGGTGGGACGAGTAAGGATAAAGACAGAAGCACAGCCAGCCCTGCGGGAAGCAATCAGAAGGATAATGAACCGGAAACCGGTTCAAGCAGTGGCACCAATCCGAAGAGCCCTCCTACCTCTTCCAGCTCCGCTACTACAGCTGCCAGTAATGCCAGTAGTAGCAACAATACTACAAACAACGCCGGAACCAGCTCTACCCAGAGTAATCAATCCAACAGCGCCCCCTCTACTTCAACACCTTCGGAAACTGCTGTTCATCCTAGAAAACGAAAGATCAAAACCAGCAAAGATCAATCAATGACGGCTGCCGCGAGCTCCTCTGCTCCTTCCACATCTTCATCCGCTTCGACATCGAACGAGGAGAAAAAGGAAATCAAAGAGGAACTGCCGGATATTCATCCGCACGATCAACCGATCACCAATTGCTATAAAATGTTCCTGAACATCCGCCGGCAGATTGAACGCCGCCAGCAAAATCTCTTCCCGGTGAAGCCGAAACCCCCTCAAGGTTTTAAGGATTACCTCCTGAATCGACGCACCTACGCTCTGGCGGGAAAAACTCCAGCCGAAGCGAACATACAGTTCCCAGCGAATCTTCCCCCGCAAATGAAAGATATGTTCACCACTCAAGAGACGGAACGTCACAAGCTGAAAATGAAACACATTGTCGATAAGGAGAAACTTGTGCTCTCGGTCGAACAGGAAATTCTTCGGGTGCACGGTCGAGCAGCACGTGCCCTTGCCAATCAATCCGTCCCGTTCTCCGTTTGTACCATCCTGAAAGACGCGGAGGTGTACAACATCATAACGCCCGAACAGGAAGAGAAGGACCGAAATGCACGATCCCGCTATAATGGTCGACTGTTTCTCGGTTGGCTACAGGACGTGGATGACAAGTGGGAGAAGATCAAAGAGGAAACGTTGCTGCGGCATCACAATCAGGCGGAAAGTCTGCATGCCGTCCAGAAGATGGACTGGGAGTGGAAGATGAAGGAGAACTCGCTGTGTGAGTTCAAGGCCAAGCCGGTCATCGAGGAGAGCCACGTGCCCATTGTCAACGTGAGTGACGATTTTGATCTGTTGCCTGCCTAA